A genomic stretch from Telopea speciosissima isolate NSW1024214 ecotype Mountain lineage chromosome 7, Tspe_v1, whole genome shotgun sequence includes:
- the LOC122667465 gene encoding G-type lectin S-receptor-like serine/threonine-protein kinase At4g03230: protein MIHYSHIIHTLLSVSSLLLCSTAITDTITQNQVIHDGETIVSGGKKFELGFFTPDGVYKHDKRYVGIWYYGLSQNSTTVVWVANKGKPLPNSNGSITIRDDGNLTILDGLGNIFWNSGDFYSSPLMTTTTSSAQLYDSGNLILMGVNDAQELARSLWESFLEDSNTHLPDMVDMSFGKVLRSWNNEHDPSPGPFTFHLDIQSTRYIIKNGSNIYWRSRSNTDFANSSEIPPNSVDTILSNLTDYLAFNNMRLVMNQSGQIRFYDNRSDLILFAPTDNCSIYNACGPYGICNSSTTNLLCKCLTGFKPVSLANWDSGQFSAGCTSKLSSPGCKYDSGFFPLNVIKVENTNTTFETSNYFKEAKDMEQFCRLECLKQCKCNAFSVQKGNGTYGGCKLWISNDLRDLQEAVSKEGQDIYFRVASSNMEPTCNSSTDCEAWPYSVCEERTSSNTTEIGKKRCICSANHQWDPSKGNCTITSTQGGSGLSSNKISTALIVVITIAAIVIFFFGIFCWRIIMRRRMVSKRKAYRKSNQEISAFPFDEDSEHARDPNKFGKDEKGIDVPFFDFEIIVAATNDFSNLNKLGRGGFGPVYKGKLMGGQEIAVKRLSRSSGQGLAEFKNEVLLIAKLQHRNLVRLVGYSVQGDEKILLYEYMPNKSLDSFIFDQSRCSLLNWEKRFNIILGIARGLLYLHQDSRLRIIHRDLKTSNILLDEEMNPKISDFGLARIFGGNQSAENTNRVVGTYGYMSPEYALDGIFSAKSDVFSFGIVLLEIISGKKTAGFQSEHSLSLLGYAWELWKKDKVLDFMDKSLLCESYNEFEVSKCFHIGLLCVQEDADDRPTMSNVVSMLGSETATLPTPKEPAFIAKKYCPSSRPEIYSINELTITEEQGR from the exons ATGATCCATTACTCCCATATCATCCACACACTCCTATCagtctcttctcttctgctATGCTCAACAGCAATAACAGACACGATTACACAGAACCAGGTGATCCATGATGGAGAAACTATTGTTTCTGGGGGAAAAAAATTCGAACTCGGCTTCTTCACACCCGATGGTGTTTATAAACATGACAAACGATATGTTGGGATATGGTACTACGGCTTATCTCAAAACTCAACAACGGTGGTGTGGGTTGCCAACAAAGGGAAGCCACTCCCTAATTCAAATG GATCTATAACCATCAGGGATGATGGAAACCTGACAATTTTGGATGGATTGGGAAATATATTTTGGAACTCGGGAGATTTTTATTCGAGCCCACTAATGACGACAACCACATCAAGTGCACAGCTTTATGATTCCGGGAATCTCATCTTGATGGGAGTAAACGATGCTCAAGAACTGGCGAGGTCTTTATGGGAGAGCTTCTTGGAGGATTCCAACACACACCTGCCTGATATGGTGGATATGTCCTTTGGCAag gtaCTCCGATCATGGAACAATGAGCATGATCCATCACCTGGACCTTTTACTTTTCATCTCGACATCCAATCAACAAGATATATAATCAAGAATGGATCAAACATCTATTGGAGAAGTCGATCTAACACTGATTTCGCCAATTCTAGTGAGATTCCACCTAACAGTGTGGATACAATATTATCAAATTTGACAGATTACTTAGCCTTTAACAACATGAGATTAGTGATGAACCAATCGGGTCAAATCAGGTTTTATGATAACAGATCTGATCTAATACTGTTTGCACCAACTGATAATTGTAGCATCTACAATGCTTGTGGACCATATGGTATTTGCAACAGTAGTACCACCAACCTATTATGTAAATGCTTGACGGGGTTCAAACCGGTGTCGCTGGCAAATTGGGATTCCGGTCAGTTTTCTGCAGGGTGCACCAGTAAATTATCATCACCGGGATGTAAATATGACAGCGGGTTCTTCCCCTTAAATGTGATTAAAGTGGAGAACACCAACACTACTTTTGAGACTAGTAATTATTTTAAGGAGGCCAAGGACATGGAGCAATTTTGTAGGTTAGAATGCCTTAaacaatgcaaatgcaatgcttTCTCTGTGCAAAAAGGGAATGGCACCTATGGTGGTTGCAAGCTTTGGATAAGTAATGATCTAAGGGATCTCCAAGAGGCCGTCTCCAAGGAGGGTCAGGACATTTATTTCCGTGTTGCAAGCTCTAATATGG AGCCAACTTGTAATTCTTCTACGGACTGTGAAGCATGGCCATACTCGGTTTGTGAAGAGAGAACATCTTCAAATACTActgaaattggaaaaaaaagatGCATTTGCAGTGCAAATCATCAATGGGATCCTTCAAAAGGGAACTGCACAATTACTAGTACTCAAG GTGGTTCTGGGCTAAGCTCTAATAAGATATCAACAGCTTTGATCGTGGTGATAACCATTGCAGcaattgtgatttttttttttggtatcttTTGTTGGAGAATAATAATGAGGAGGAGAATGGTGTCCAAAAGAAAAG CTTACAGGAAAAGTAATCAAGAAATATCAGCTTTTCCTTTTGACGAGGATTCTGAACATGCCAGAGATCCAAACAAATTTGGAAAAGATGAAAAGGGAATAGATGTACCATTTTTCGATTTTGAAATTATAGTGGCTGCTACTAACGACTTCTCTAACCTAAATAAGCTTGGAAGAGGAGGATTTGGACCTGTCTACAag GGAAAGTTAATGGGAGGACAAGAAATAGCTGTGAAGAGGCTTTCAAGAAGTTCTGGACAAGGTCTAGCTGAATTCAAAAATGAGGTCTTATTGATTGCAAAACTTCAGCACAGAAATCTTGTTAGACTTGTTGGTTATTCTGTCCAAGGAGATGAAAAAATTCTGCTTTATGAATACATGCCCAACAAAAGCTTGGACTCCTTTATCTTTG ATCAATCACGATGCTCATTGTTGAACTGGGAAAAGCGCTTCAATATCATACTGGGAATTGCTCGAGGGCTTCTTTACCTTCATCAAGACTCTAGGTTGAGGATTATTCACAGAGACCTGAAAACTAGTAATATCCTCCTAGACGAggagatgaaccctaaaatttcAGACTTTGGCTTAGCGAGGATTTTTGGAGGAAACCAAAGTGCAGAAAATACTAATAGAGTGGTTGGGACATA TGGATATATGTCTCCTGAGTATGCATTAGATGGGATTTTCTCAGCTAAATCTGATGTCTTCAGTTTTGGGATTGTGCTACTTGAAATTATCAGTGGGAAGAAGACTGCAGGCTTTCAGTCTGAACACTCTTTGAGTCTTCTAGGATAT GCATGGGAATTGTGGAAAAAGGACAAGGTGTTGGATTTCATGGACAAATCACTATTATGTGAATCCTATAATGAATTTGAAGTTTCAAAGTGCTTTCACATTGGGCTCCTTTGTGTACAAGAAGATGCAGATGATAGACCAACCATGTCGAATGTAGTTTCCATGCTAGGCAGTGAAACAGCAACTCTTCCAACTCCTAAAGAACCAGCTTTTATTGCAAAGAAGTATTGTCCATCTAGTAGACCAGAAATATATTCTATTAATGAACTGACAATTACTGAGGAACAAGGTCGGTAG